In Amphiprion ocellaris isolate individual 3 ecotype Okinawa chromosome 5, ASM2253959v1, whole genome shotgun sequence, the genomic stretch TGCTTCAGCACTACTGCTGACAAAActatgtgtttgtatgttatGCTGCCAACACTGCAGCAGCTGGGAGAAAAACTACTTTCTCTGCCATTTTCCTGaagaatttgtatttattttttttaatggttaaaaaaaaaaacataaatatatcaACATTATTCAGGTTCCATAAAGCGATGACTACATGTGGACACGCGCTACACACTATGACTCATTATTAGCTTTCTGCTGTGCTCTCTGTGTCGGGCTGTGAGGTGTTAGAGTCCTGCTCAGAGGCAGATGTGGAGTTTGCACCTGATTCTTCTGTAGAGTCTTGTGAGGTCTTGCTGGAGGATTTTTCATCTTCTTGTGGGTAGAGCTCTGGGTAACGCTGCATACACTCCTGCATAGCCCTGAACTGTTCCAAGCAATCAGATCCCTTTACCTCCTCCTTACTATAGTGGAAACAGGAGAAGGCGTCCTTAAATTCAGTCCCACAGGGACCGCTGGCCATACCACCCAGGCAGGGGCAGTTCCAGTTGATCTCCCCATTGGGAAGAATCAGACCTAGAATGACAGAGGAGGTTTAAATTATTACATTGGACaataaatttggatttttttgaaacTCCACAAGAGCTAATATTTAGCCTGATGACGGCTAAATATGCTCCTGGTAGTTTTACTCCTCCTCACCTCGCTCCTCATACGGGTCGTTGGGATCTTCCTCTACAAGCTCAGCACTGCTGGGTGTTTCATGATCCTCTTTGGTGACAAAGATGATTTTGTCTTTACCTGTTGTGTACAACAGAAGTCATTGCAAATAAATTGTCAGTGGAATCTGCCAAACAAGCCCTATATtgcatttgtgtgcatgttCTAGCGAAGATCTCAACAatttttctcaataaaaactgagcttgtTCAATGAACCAAAAATGTATGGTACAGAGGGCTGAAACAATCAGCTCATTTATCAATTAGTCAGTCAAGAGAGCAGCTTCTTTGATTtgaagattttctgcttttcacaAGTAAACTTAACTTCTTTTGGATTTGCTTTGATATTTTGGATTGTTTGGTTGGATAAAATAAGAAATCTAATGATGTGGCATGTGATAAGTAATAATGATTTTTACcctattttatgacattttacatACAGAACTATGAATGAAAACAGATCATAAGATCATGGAAAAATATTGTGCAACAACACAACTTATGAGTGGAAACATATGACGTGAATAGAGAGTTAATTTCTCCCTGCTAAATATGAGAATGTTTTGCTTGTGAATGAGGACGGCCAAGTCTACAATTGGACCATTTCAGTGATGGAGGACTCGGATCTATTGATGAAAGATTTTCTCTGCTGAAAATCAAGTTAGCACCTTGTtagcatgtccatatggtgttttttatatgctggaagacacttCATGAGAAAAAGAAGCAGTCAACATCATGGCTGAATTTTTCCACCTTCAGCAATGTACTCAACAATGACAGTGTCAAGAACATGGGTTCAGACAGCCAGAGTTTCAGTTATAACAAATCTAAGAAACCAATCCTCTTAAGTTGAGGGGTcgttatttttcttcagaacacatatttagatgttttgtttttaatgaaaaaacatgGCTTAAAATGGTCTAGATGTAACACTAATAGCACACTGCCTCCTGTAAAATCTGCACATCTACAAAGTCCCTACCTCTTTCATCATTCATCCCTCTCTACTCACTGAAttttgagcacaccagctcacctacaactctgctgtTGTGCCAATATTGGAGTAACTCTGCTATACATGTTCGACAAAGCATAATGCTCCCTGCAAGCCAACACATCAAGTTCCTTAGGTTTGTGACATATGACACTCAAGAATTCTGAACCCTTTTTTTTGAGACTGTTATCAGTACACTGTATGCTCAGGCATGGCATTAACTGCTTCTTTCAATCATCATGTATACAAAACAACATAAGTACACATTAACAAGATAAAACACATGATTTTCATCAGAAGTGGTACATTCAACTACATTACATGGTATTTTAGTCCGATGGCTGCTGAGCTGAAGGTAGGAAATGTCACAGAAAACTCCAAATAAAATAGATGCTGCATACATCTGTCAactaaatgacatgaaacatgaAGCACAATATTTCCCTTTGAATTTTAGtagatttaaattaaaaatgagtgtgaaatgtaaataaagtagGATTATTTCAATTTAGGTCGTAAGCAGTGTGCTTAAACAAGTGCATCGATCTACTTTCAGCTAGTGGATCAAAACCTTGACAGTCATAGACGCTTTCAGTGTGAAACATCTCCAGATGAGTAATAAATTCTGTATTAAATACACCATGTTAAAGCCTCCTGCCCTGCAGCTTGCTCCTGGTCAAGGTTAAACTGTGTGATGGCTACAGGTGGCTAACACTCGTGTTCTTTCATAATGCGCAATTACACATTTTAACAGTCCTAATTCACATCTTAACAAGAGCCTTGTTGTTactacactttttaaaaattacaccaaCATCTATCTGTCATTCAGACTGAGCTGAACTTGACTGAGCTCTGAGAGAAGTTAGCCGGCTAGCACAGCATGGTTACCTTCCTGTCGGACCGAGCTCATTTCTTCACGCTGGACCAGATTAAATTCCTTCCTTCTGATTCACGACAGCAGCTTTCAGCTCACCGAGGACTCTCACAGAGAAACTAGAAGGAAAATAAACGCGTAGCAGGTCTCAGGCCATCACTGTGATCTCCATCATCAGGACTCTGTTTCACAACTATCCTTGTTATACTGGCGagtcctcttcttcttctccagctACGTTAATGCTGCGGTATTTACTGCTGCCCCCTACAGGCCTCACATGTCACTACAGGCTATTTCCACAATGTCATTTCACACAAGCTgagttttcaagaaaataatacatttttgctgtttctctctTACTTTCAGAGCACATGTTATACCTACAAGTATATCTAAAATAAATTATGacacacatctacacagaaCACTTGCAAAGATGCAATAAAGATGACTTTACCAgcatgttattttatgttgttgtatgtaacctgctgaacacttgaatttccctcaggattaataaagtatctatctatctatctatctatctatctatctatctatctatctatctatctatctgtcatGGAAATGCTATTGTGCCCTGTgtacaaaacatttttgaactGTTCATCTGGTGACACATTCTCTACCACTGAGTTAATCTACAGCCAGGTGAGGCTTTAAATGACaatgatcacacacacacagacactcctttgaATGACAATGAAAAGTCAACTTAAAATGGAGCTTTATTCACGTGACACCTTGCCActaatgacaacaaaaagatgagaTCAGACTGCTGGCATGATGGATGCTGCTTGTCAATTAGGGTCACAGTCAGGATCTTAAATGTCCACACCTCCATCATTTGTCATCTAAGAAATAGTTTAAGGCAGCTCTTAACAGATGTGTCCAGCAATGTGATCCTGTTACCCAAAAAGTTCAACTTCTCCAGGTCCTTTAGTATAAGTGAGACAACATCCACAAGCAGCATCAACACCCTCATTAACTTTTTACATTGCTGATATGACTTGTCATTTCCAATGTCAAGTGTTCTCCCACTTTCAATGACATGTGAATATCATTGATGATTTTTGAAggtttgtgtgcagtttccCCACTTGAAAAAAGATGTTTCATCTACCCAGGTTATGAGCTGGGCTCCACTCATGAGTCAGacagttgctttcttttcttcctcttttattttgcaatgatTGCAAGGTCATGGAATACAACGATGGCAACTTAGGTGATGGGTTTAGTTGATAGGGTAAGTTGATAGGTTTAGGataaaaacctttaaacaaaacacaaaagaacaatgttcaCAATATTGCATTCGGCAGATAGTAACAGCCATTCCCCACGTACAATTTCACCTCATTAGTAAATGCCGCTCAATTTATGTTTGCTAACCTCAACATCAAATAACTGAAGCAACAAACCATGGCATGaccaattttcaacaaatcctATGCCGCATATGAATttacctgcattttaaagagttgattttaatcacattttaacaagttttactcttaacatttctatcagactttttaaactatttttatacttttaaattcatatttttaaaatgattctgCTCTTACCGGCTGCTACCCGGATTTTTGCAGATGAAGCAGTCATGCACAGTTTGCTGCAGATCCTCACGCTCACAGCCACTTTGTTTGAGCGAGGTCATTCATTCTCCGTTCCTCCTCAGTGCTGCGTGTGTCCCTTCTCATGCTGCAGGTAGCAAACCTGCAGCCGCAGATTGGTTCCGCCCCAGCTGAGTGTAGCACCTGTGTGAATACTTCTTCTTTCTATGAGGTTTCAGCTTCAGCTTCTCCCAGTCTGACTTGACATCcaatgtgtatgtatatatatatatatatatatatatgtatatatatatatatacccaaATATTTCCCCAAGCATCAGTTGACTAAAGTTATAAAAGCTCACATTGAGAATTACATTATGCAATGTGGCCAAAAGCcatattgataaattaaatattaaatagacACAACGAAGGAAATTGATCAAATCTGAAAGACTTTTTCCACAAAAGTTTTTATTGAGAATGTTTCTTTATATAAGTTTGTTCGGAAATGAATTAGCTTTACATATTCAAAGACTTTATCTTACACTTAAGACAAATTCAAAGTTATTCAATGAATAGCCTATGTACAGGAGATCAGAGtttctctgaaaatgtcattagtGAAAGTGTACATAGAGCagacaattaaaaaacaaaaaagacctCACGTGGGTAAAAAGAATGAATGCGACTGAGTTAATACTGCAGCTCTCTGGGAATGCTATACATCTAAACCACACGGACCCTTGTTATGAATGTTTTACTGGATGACTGTTCAAAAATTATCTTTTGAAGCTGGAACCCAATATGAGCTCCACATCCTCTTCTTACAGAATCCTGAACAAATACAGGCTATAATACAGGGTCACAAATCCAGAACATTTACAGTACTGGACTCAGCATCTGACAGTTCGGTTCCTGGTCCACACATTTACCTGAATGGCAggttaacagaaaataaaataaagctgaaagtaAAAGTAGAACCTAGGACAACACTAAGCACACAGCAGGCAGTTGACCGCCATCATCCAAATCAAGTATGCCTGCATACTGAAGCCCTCGCTTCtcagtctgaaaaaaaaaaggaccacACTCCTGCAAGAAGCCTCTAAGTGAATCTTGCGGTGCTTTAATCTCGAGTACGTACAGCTGAAGAGCTGTCATTGTCACTTTGGATGATATGTGGGGGAGCGAATGATGTCAGCACGTAGTCCCACCACCTCACAGTGTCTGATTTCAGTGGAGATTCCTGAAGGTTCCGCAAACATCCTGAAATTGCAGAGCCGATGATGCAGGAGCTTCACATGGATGTAGAATAAATGCAAGGTTGGTGATCCTAGGAAAAGTTGGCAGATGGTGGCAGGATAATGGCTTTTCTAGAAGAGCAGGGCTCCCATGCTGCCTACTTCGCTCTGTTCTTTCACAAAGATCTCAAAGTACTGGTAGATGATGGTGACAGCCAGCAGGATACCAGTGCCAGAGCCGATGGCTCCAAGGAAGTCGGCCATCACTGATAACCCACCGATGCACAGACCACCGAAGGCAGCAGCAGTAGGAATGTACCTGAAAATCAAAGCAGAGAGATATTAACATAATAGAAGAATAAACTTATTTACTTTCTTGATGGGAGCTAGATGAGAACATAAGCACCATTCTCATGTTAGTTCTTTCAATATAAGACTTCAGCTAGTAGTCggttagcttaacttagcatgACACTTGTGAACAAGGGAAGAGTGCTAACCTGAAGGAAACtaaaacatttcccaaaatcAATTTCTCTAACTGTGCACAAGTTGCACAACCAATTGAAAAAGCTGCACAAAACTGAGAATAACATTCACACTAAGAAACAAAGTCACATGCTTGACTTGTTGCTCTGTTATAAAGTTGTGTATTACATGTATTACAGCAAGATAAATAACATCTTCAGCTTTTCTTTGCTATTgtaaaaaggtttaaaaaggcTTAAATTAAGATTATATTAAAGAAGAATCCATTCAATTAAATTCTCATTTGACACAGAGTTTGATGTAGATCAATATTTTCTTAGGCAGCAACAAATTACTTTCACTAAAAGTCTCCTCACGTTCTTTAAACCTGCTCCGGTACAGACTGGATCAATGGACGAACTAAGTAGGGTAGCACGGGTATTAATAAGAAACATAACTTTGTGTAGCTTTATTGTTTCCATAAGCCCTGGCAATTTGCCAATGAGCTAGCATCGATAATACCAGGACCCTGAAACCACAGCAGCTAAATAGAATCCAGCCATCAATAATTTTAGTTCGTACACCTGTACCTCTCTGCTGCAGTTCATAAAAATGTCTTATAGTGAAAAGAACCACTGTTTACCAGGATGTGCATTTCCAAAACTGTCCAGACACAGAGTCTGGATTTGTGAGGCTGAATTCCTTACATATTTCTCAAAACTTTACAATGTGCAATGCCTGCAGCATATTGCTTTGCTTGATCCTGCTTTGTGAAGTTTCCAAACAGTTAAACTTTACTGTGATCTAACTTTTCTTACTTTGAACTTGTTTCATTATAACATGTTTGGGTTATGAGCAACAAAAATGGTCTTGAAggattttttcacttttacctGTTCAGTTCATGGACCATTGAGGTTTCTCTGTGTCCCCTCATCACCATCTGCTGCTCCTTCAGCTGTTTTGCCACCTGGATGAAAACAAACCACAGAACTATATCACAAAGGCTCTTTGAAATAAACCAATAACATCAGCTGAAAAGAAAGCAGTTATGAGTTACATCTTTTGCAGAGGAGCCAGAGACTTCAATCCAGGTTTTGGAGAAAAAGGCGCATGAGCCGAGCATGAAGAAAATGTAGATGAGAGCGTGGACTGGATCCTCCAGAACGGAGCCGAATGACTCAGGTGGAGAGAGGTAGTAACAGAGTCCACCGACAGGGTAGGCACGGGCTGGGCCGCCAGACGACGTGTCctacaaacacagcagaaaaatgctCCGTTATCGAAAAggtaacaaaaacagaaagtcaCTAAAGCACATCTGGAACCCAAGAAGTCCAGGACAAAAATGTCTCCATACCTCTGGTTGTTAGCACTTGTATAGCACAGATGAAGCAATATATTAAAGTAATATTGCTCGTAAAACTTATATATATTATTCACTCTAACATTGGGTCTTCAACATATTAAAGTCATCACCAGATGTcggaaaaacatgttttttttctaaattcatCATTATTTCTCAGCGTAGACTGTTATATCtcatcatttcattattttgtctaATCTTACATAGGGTAATATAACCTATAATCTGTATCTGAGTATACTGGTTATGATCAGGTTTTCAAAGcagaatgtttttctgtgttgtgtgcAAACATCATAACCTGATTTCAGACCTGGATAAGCCTTTATCCCAGCTTTCAAAAAACTGAATATGCCAGCTGAAATGCTCTGACAGAAACCAGGATACTGTTGCATCTATACGTCGTATCCTGGTTTCTGGGCGTTGCCGACTATGTGCATGTGCAGGGCCTCGACCAAATCATGTAATACAAACACAAGCGTGAATGGTATCTATAGTTTTTTTGTAGGAGTTCCTTAGCTGAAATTGTTCTGTTACTGGGAAAACAAAAGACTACATTTCTCCTGTAATATCCACAACAACTAAAGGTCACAGTGTTTCTGGACAGTGCATAAAACAAAAGACCGCTTATTAGACGGTATCTTTACCACTGTATCATTAAAAGTCAAGTCAGTTTCATGCTTTAGTTCTATTTATAATATGACAGAGTTGCTATCATAAAAAGTATCAAAGAAAATGCTGCTCCGCACTAAACCTGAGAGCAATGAGCTGAACCATAATGATAATATGATAATAGTGAACTCGAACACATAACCAGAATCTATAGTTATGCGCCTACATTCATCAAGTCTCTAGCCATGCTATCACTTTACTGAGAAAGACACTGGAAAAACTATGTCTTTTTAAGTCATTATGGACATTTTGACAGCAGAACTGTAATGAAGACAAATAGTTTGAGAAATACCAGGGAGGTGAGGGCCTAAATAAAAGACATAAAGACCAGAGACATGCCATAAAGGGttcatttttagaataaatGAAGCTACAGTAAAGGTATACCTATAGTAAGATGGTGATAAAATGtgcattagcattagcaacaCAACAACTAAAGACAGCGACTGAAAATTGTGTGAAAAGCTCAGATTAAACGTATACTTACAGACCACGTTCCAAGCAGATTAACCAGGAAATTGCCACTGAATCGTGTGGAGAGCATCTGGGATATAACGTACAAGTTGGACACTAAGGCAGACTGCAGGATGATGGGAATGTTGGAGGTGTAGAACAGCTTGATAGGGTAGGTGTTGTACTGGCCGCGGTAGCGAGCTGACTTGATGGGCAGATCCACCCTGAATCCCTGTGAGAGGAAGTGAATGTTGAAAGATAAAATCATCATCCTGACCTTAAGCAGTTTCACATCTGAATTAAAGAGACGACAGCAACTCACCTGAAAGTATATCactacagcaaaaacaaatactgtggCGATAAGGTTCATGAGGTTGGGCAGGTTCTGTCTGTAGAAAGCCTCTCTCAGAGCTCGCACTTTGTCTGTCCTTGTAGCAAGCAGATGGAAAAGAGCAATAATTGCTCCCTCAAACTCAGTACCTGGAAACACAAAGAGTcagaaaaattacaaacatttcTGTGGACTGCTATagtatccttttttttttttttaaatatagaaatGACTTATTCATGGATCAATTTGTGGCCTCTAACCTCTTCCAGTGTTCACAGTGGTGGGGCTGAAGGCCTTCCAGACGATTGTCTCACAGATGTTTGTAGCAATGAACAGTGAGATTCCTGAACCGAGACCATAGCCCTTTTGGAGCaactcatccagcagcagcacaatcAGGCCTGCCACAAACAGCTACAGAAGAACACAACAGGTCCAGTCAGCTGGAACAGTACTGATGCAGTCACGTGAAAATGTTTCTCTTTGCTATGAATGCACATCTCTTTGGAGCGTATCCACATTTGATTCTGACAATACTTTAGATCATTAAGTTTTCAATGCCTTTCCTTAAAATTACACTAGAATTACCTGCACTGCTTGAAAATgaggaaatatttatttgtCAGATTTACCAGTGATAATAAATTATCCAAAGTCTACAGTTCATGAATGTTTACAGTTAACAGATTGAGAAGTGGCAGTTTTGAGACGcttcatttgaatatttttttaaaagtaatttttttggctttatttgacaggataagttgagaggcagacaggaaagtagggcaGAAGAATGGAGGGAAGACCTGCAGaaaagggccgtgagctggaatcgaacccaggccgctgtgTCAGGACCTATAACCCCTGTTTGAGTCGCCTGTTGAACCAGTGGTCGCTATGAAATTATGAATGTTTGTACTTATAAATCACTAGTATTTAAGAGAACtcaagagaagagaagaagctTATAATGATCTAAACTAAAACAGGGTTTAATTGTAAAAACACATAGAAGAAAAGTAGTAGATATAATCCACATGTGTTTGTGCTTATGTGCTACTACTGCAAGCTTATACTcaaagcttttatatatatatatatatatatatatatatatatatatatatatatatatatatatatatatatatatatatatatatatatatatatatatgttgtcCTAAATTAGACAATCAATTATGACACATGAGTAAATTCTCCTGTTCCCACCTGAATGATGATGAGCAGACAGATTCCAGCACCCATCTCTGACGGATCTCCATACATGCCGGTCATCACGTACACAATAGCCTGGCCAATGGTGATGATCATCCCAAACACTGCAAATATTATCAGAGGTCAGAGAACCTAAGGATTTAAATTATTAACACCTAAAATCACTACCTGATGAGAGTCTACTTACGTTTTTGAGCCCCATTGAACAGAGCTCTGTCCTTTGGTGTGTCTCCAACTTCAATGATCTTAGCTCCAGCAAGCAGCTGCATTATCAGGCCTGAGGTGACGATAGGCGAGATACCCAGCTCCATCAGAGTACCTAGAGGGAGATACTAGAGTTAGAACATACCAGCAGGACACCAGAgatgtatttcttgttttatttaatattatccGGACAAATATGGACCTCTGTTGGAAGCCAGAATTACTCTCATCCAGTAGAAGGGATCTGCAGAGTCTGAGGACATGATGCCAAAGAGAGGAATCTAGAGGAGTAGAGTTTTAACAGTGttggaaaatgttattttttattttaatacattttgccTATATGAACTAGGAagtatgtaaaataatgattctGCAAGCTCTGATTGAAGTCTTTCATTTACAATATATAACACTATTTACAAATCTATGTCTTCGGCTTGATTGTTGGAGAATAATGTGGACACACAGGACACTgctattttatttcattcagacatgatgattgattaactgattaatcaataaattattattcaaTGAGCATACAAATACCTTCCTGAcaattttcattaatttaattaaaatctaaaaaaaaaaaactccacattgCTAAATTGCAGCTTTTCAAATAGAAACAATTGCTTACCTTTGTACAACACATATTGTCAATATTCATCTTGGTATTTTTGACTGACAATCAGAAACAGAATCaatatttccatatttaaaTAACTATCACACCATGCTATCACAGCAAATGTCAAATTTTGTAAGATTTTGAGCACAAAATTCTCATTAAAAGTAACTGAATAGGTAATGATAATTAATTAAGCATGATTATAATTGTACCAATATATACAGAACATATGAATGAATCACAGCATTTCTATTGTCATAAGTGCAAACTAATAAATATCAAATTTGCACTGCTATATAGAGTTATAGATTATATTGgtcatttttctttacaaaagcTGACTGGGGTAACCtatttatgtaataaaaaaaaaaaaccacagtaATTAAGAGTGACACTTACCTGGCAACACACCAGAAAGATGAAAAGAGTGATGGCAGTCCATAACACCTTTTCTCTGAACTGGATCTGTTGGTCAAA encodes the following:
- the chchd4b gene encoding coiled-coil-helix-coiled-coil-helix domain containing 4b encodes the protein MSSVRQEGKDKIIFVTKEDHETPSSAELVEEDPNDPYEERGLILPNGEINWNCPCLGGMASGPCGTEFKDAFSCFHYSKEEVKGSDCLEQFRAMQECMQRYPELYPQEDEKSSSKTSQDSTEESGANSTSASEQDSNTSQPDTESTAES
- the sec61a1 gene encoding protein transport protein Sec61 subunit alpha-like 1; translation: MGIKFLEVIKPFCAVLPEIQKPERKIQFREKVLWTAITLFIFLVCCQIPLFGIMSSDSADPFYWMRVILASNRGTLMELGISPIVTSGLIMQLLAGAKIIEVGDTPKDRALFNGAQKLFGMIITIGQAIVYVMTGMYGDPSEMGAGICLLIIIQLFVAGLIVLLLDELLQKGYGLGSGISLFIATNICETIVWKAFSPTTVNTGRGTEFEGAIIALFHLLATRTDKVRALREAFYRQNLPNLMNLIATVFVFAVVIYFQGFRVDLPIKSARYRGQYNTYPIKLFYTSNIPIILQSALVSNLYVISQMLSTRFSGNFLVNLLGTWSDTSSGGPARAYPVGGLCYYLSPPESFGSVLEDPVHALIYIFFMLGSCAFFSKTWIEVSGSSAKDVAKQLKEQQMVMRGHRETSMVHELNRYIPTAAAFGGLCIGGLSVMADFLGAIGSGTGILLAVTIIYQYFEIFVKEQSEVGSMGALLF